In a single window of the Mycolicibacterium poriferae genome:
- a CDS encoding FtsK/SpoIIIE domain-containing protein, with the protein MSAAQTHSPAWPGRRLLDALDVTDLDTFDPRPGWQHRADDDVLTIPVGAPVDAPDSVVSIELGDHANVALCVGITGKTTVLQSLALSVCTLYPPTRVQLAIADTQNGIATANTMTRPPHVVAHYAGYRFASDPPANWDTWCTQVETALDQRAGQPQPDLLVVVDAVDELLGSHPQVAGTLQRIVDEGRDKRVRLLMSSTEQTSKFAAGARLGRPSFDATSDVVIALRTATAQTSRDALGGPQAWQLPMSPLGLGYVRSSDGAITGPVRLFTAADVAPTLSSRLMTI; encoded by the coding sequence ATGAGCGCTGCGCAGACACATTCTCCGGCCTGGCCGGGTCGGCGCCTTCTCGACGCCCTGGACGTCACTGACCTCGACACATTCGACCCGCGCCCGGGGTGGCAACACCGCGCCGACGATGACGTGCTGACGATCCCCGTCGGTGCGCCAGTGGACGCACCCGACTCGGTGGTGTCGATTGAGCTCGGCGATCACGCCAACGTCGCGCTCTGCGTAGGCATCACGGGGAAAACCACGGTGCTGCAGTCGCTTGCGCTGAGCGTGTGCACCTTGTATCCGCCGACCCGCGTGCAGCTCGCCATCGCCGACACGCAGAACGGCATCGCCACCGCGAACACCATGACCCGCCCTCCCCACGTCGTCGCCCACTACGCGGGCTACCGGTTCGCATCCGACCCTCCGGCGAACTGGGACACCTGGTGCACCCAGGTCGAGACCGCGCTAGATCAGCGCGCAGGACAGCCCCAGCCCGACCTGCTCGTCGTCGTCGATGCCGTCGACGAGCTGCTGGGGTCGCACCCACAAGTGGCGGGCACGCTGCAGCGCATCGTCGACGAAGGCCGCGACAAGCGTGTCCGGCTCCTCATGTCGAGCACTGAGCAGACCTCGAAGTTCGCAGCTGGTGCCCGGTTGGGTCGGCCATCCTTTGACGCAACCAGCGACGTCGTGATTGCGCTGCGGACCGCGACGGCGCAAACCTCCAGGGACGCCCTCGGTGGACCCCAGGCGTGGCAGCTGCCGATGTCCCCTCTGGGCCTTGGCTATGTCCGATCATCTGACGGTGCGATCACCGGACCCGTACGGCTGTTCACCGCTGCCGATGTGGCGCCCACGCTGTCGTCTCGACTCATGACGATCTGA
- the eccE gene encoding type VII secretion protein EccE: protein MKARTVGVHAGTPVVVALEVVALVAFIGLPPARFGWWPAAVISAVALLLLAPTVHRRNVPGWLAAAWRWRRSRRGKYPAAAAAVDVPHGNIVCGVRVEECEALAMIEVTGKPYSLTFLRGSTVSLTRNVLPLEVLTELLDQPGGIQLAVDVVPSGHRVRRGNEYPPLYSTLLADRPAAGQRTMQFVVRLDIRNSVPGLQYRQSVGAAAAAATERIINALLERDIRATALTAAELDTALDRLGARLQPAPAPPVVEGTDSPADPVPFRSTSPAQRRSKVSNEVGWRTIKGHPGFLTTYYFSPEDITTASLHQMWALRSDEVVLTLSLFKRRYVEAPDGDGPVMIAATVRTNDPQPPQQPPTLYLNTLPGDQFSAALRPAPTARPGHLDIPARPLGEPSALEIPIGSTGILVGAALRDDRRADPPVQRDDLVMLSLTDPQQATRIVMDTSEYYVRQLLIRAAAVGERIAIYSSQPNRWARLAQPNIAVVDRRRPAEFVPSIIVNDRPLIAPPTGLSATVVTLGRAQPGGQQPDIHFQQISRESVHISTARDTVEVAIVAFNQEQAWLGL, encoded by the coding sequence ATGAAGGCCCGCACCGTGGGCGTGCACGCCGGGACGCCGGTGGTGGTCGCGCTGGAAGTCGTTGCCCTGGTGGCGTTTATCGGTTTGCCGCCGGCGCGGTTCGGGTGGTGGCCGGCCGCGGTGATCAGCGCCGTGGCGCTGCTGCTGCTGGCGCCCACCGTGCACCGCCGGAACGTGCCGGGCTGGCTGGCGGCCGCGTGGCGCTGGCGCCGTTCCCGGCGCGGCAAGTACCCGGCGGCGGCTGCGGCAGTGGATGTGCCCCACGGCAACATCGTGTGCGGTGTGCGCGTCGAGGAGTGCGAAGCCCTCGCGATGATCGAGGTGACCGGAAAGCCCTACTCGCTGACGTTCCTGCGAGGGTCCACGGTGTCGCTGACCCGCAACGTGCTGCCGCTGGAGGTGCTGACCGAGCTGCTCGACCAGCCCGGCGGGATTCAGCTGGCGGTTGACGTCGTGCCCTCCGGGCACCGGGTGCGCCGCGGCAACGAATACCCCCCGCTGTACAGCACTCTACTGGCCGACCGGCCCGCGGCCGGGCAGCGCACCATGCAGTTCGTGGTGCGCCTCGACATCCGAAACTCGGTGCCCGGCTTGCAGTATCGGCAATCGGTCGGGGCTGCAGCCGCCGCCGCCACCGAGCGAATCATCAATGCCCTGCTGGAGCGCGACATCCGCGCCACCGCCCTGACCGCCGCCGAGCTCGACACCGCGCTCGACCGGCTGGGGGCGCGGTTGCAGCCGGCGCCGGCGCCGCCGGTTGTCGAGGGCACCGACAGCCCGGCCGACCCGGTGCCTTTTCGCTCCACCAGCCCAGCGCAGCGGCGCAGCAAGGTCAGCAACGAGGTGGGCTGGCGCACCATCAAGGGCCACCCTGGGTTTCTGACGACGTACTACTTCTCACCCGAGGACATCACCACCGCGTCACTGCATCAGATGTGGGCGCTGCGCAGCGACGAGGTGGTGTTGACGCTGAGCTTGTTCAAACGCCGCTATGTGGAGGCCCCTGACGGCGATGGCCCGGTGATGATCGCGGCCACGGTACGCACCAACGATCCGCAGCCCCCGCAGCAGCCACCGACGCTGTATCTCAACACGTTGCCCGGTGACCAGTTTTCCGCCGCACTGCGGCCGGCCCCGACGGCGCGCCCGGGCCATCTCGACATCCCCGCGCGCCCGCTGGGGGAGCCGAGCGCGTTGGAGATCCCGATCGGATCGACGGGCATTCTGGTGGGAGCTGCGCTGCGCGATGACCGCCGCGCAGACCCGCCGGTGCAGCGCGACGATCTGGTCATGTTGTCGCTGACCGATCCGCAGCAGGCCACCCGCATCGTCATGGACACCAGCGAGTATTACGTGCGCCAGCTGCTCATCCGCGCCGCCGCGGTGGGGGAGCGGATCGCCATCTATTCCAGCCAACCCAACCGGTGGGCGAGGTTGGCCCAGCCCAATATCGCCGTGGTCGACCGCCGCCGGCCCGCCGAGTTCGTGCCCTCGATCATCGTCAACGACCGGCCCCTCATTGCACCACCCACCGGATTGTCGGCCACCGTAGTCACGCTCGGGCGTGCCCAGCCCGGCGGGCAGCAACCCGACATCCACTTTCAGCAAATCTCCCGTGAATCGGTGCACATCAGCACCGCCCGCGACACCGTCGAGGTCGCCATCGTGGCCTTCAACCAGGAACAGGCATGGCTTGGCCTATGA
- the eccD gene encoding type VII secretion integral membrane protein EccD translates to MPSSCRVSLLVGGAHQIDLVLPAAVPLSALTDSTLGAVNRLLRSKGEDELPVGTYEFARAVGMTRLSEEVSLSAQGVADGDLLAFVPEKTARRYTPLIENVSTALARWAHAHFPPVSTHDAVVVAGALTAAALLGAALLVWRLRWAAQPFWLSPAIFAVTAGILLATTMLSARAGASRVIVDGAAWAVLAGLVLAGASAPYGDQPGAPHAFLAAVVATVGVLLLARMTGRHWTAAAAIVTVSAAVIAASLTRMFFDVPAQRIAIVMLMAVLIASRVATAIGLWMAKVPRQSFESITGRDMFTRAPGQPEDTLTPVESAAHDVTLRGEQVAEVARRSNRVLTGTLLGIAVVQLAASWWAIAPGSGSQWPSIVVVAVTSVCLILRARGLRHRRHAVTIVSGSALSLMAIPLHYGLSAPASATVAVVVSAAAVLAVAVAGLLAGAVIPSRSFSEPIRQIVEWLEYIGYALIVPFAAWAIGLLQYIRLH, encoded by the coding sequence GTGCCCTCGTCGTGCCGGGTGTCGCTGCTGGTCGGCGGCGCCCACCAGATTGATCTGGTGTTACCGGCCGCAGTCCCGCTCTCGGCGTTGACCGACTCGACACTTGGGGCGGTCAATCGGCTGCTGCGCAGTAAGGGTGAAGACGAACTCCCTGTGGGGACATACGAATTCGCCCGTGCGGTGGGAATGACACGCCTGTCGGAGGAGGTGTCACTGTCGGCGCAGGGTGTGGCCGACGGTGACCTACTGGCGTTCGTGCCAGAGAAGACAGCCCGCCGATACACGCCGCTGATCGAGAATGTCTCGACTGCACTGGCCCGCTGGGCCCATGCCCATTTTCCTCCAGTATCAACCCACGACGCGGTGGTGGTCGCCGGGGCGCTCACGGCGGCGGCGCTGCTCGGGGCGGCCCTGCTGGTGTGGCGGCTTCGGTGGGCGGCCCAGCCGTTCTGGCTCAGCCCCGCGATTTTCGCCGTCACGGCGGGCATCCTGTTGGCCACGACGATGCTTTCGGCGCGCGCTGGGGCCAGCCGCGTCATCGTCGACGGCGCCGCTTGGGCAGTGCTGGCCGGCCTCGTCTTGGCCGGCGCCAGCGCACCGTATGGCGACCAGCCCGGCGCCCCGCATGCTTTCCTAGCGGCCGTGGTCGCCACCGTCGGTGTGTTGCTGTTGGCGCGGATGACGGGCCGCCATTGGACGGCGGCGGCGGCGATCGTCACTGTGTCCGCCGCCGTCATCGCCGCCAGCCTGACTCGCATGTTCTTCGACGTTCCCGCTCAACGCATCGCCATTGTCATGTTGATGGCGGTGCTGATCGCTTCTCGAGTGGCGACCGCAATCGGGCTGTGGATGGCCAAGGTTCCGCGTCAGAGCTTTGAATCGATCACAGGGCGCGATATGTTCACCCGCGCTCCAGGTCAACCCGAGGACACGCTGACCCCGGTGGAGTCGGCCGCCCATGACGTGACGCTGCGCGGTGAGCAGGTCGCCGAGGTGGCCCGTCGATCCAACCGGGTGCTCACCGGGACCCTGCTCGGGATCGCCGTGGTGCAGCTGGCGGCTTCCTGGTGGGCGATCGCCCCGGGGTCGGGCTCGCAGTGGCCCTCGATCGTCGTCGTCGCGGTGACGTCGGTGTGCCTGATTCTGCGGGCCCGCGGTCTGCGGCACCGCCGTCATGCGGTGACCATCGTCAGCGGCTCGGCGCTCTCGCTGATGGCGATCCCGTTGCACTACGGCCTCAGTGCGCCCGCCTCAGCGACTGTTGCGGTCGTGGTGTCGGCGGCCGCGGTGCTGGCCGTGGCTGTGGCCGGGCTGCTGGCTGGGGCGGTCATTCCCTCGCGCAGCTTCTCTGAACCCATCCGGCAGATTGTGGAGTGGTTGGAGTACATCGGCTATGCCCTCATTGTGCCGTTCGCCGCGTGGGCAATCGGCTTGCTGCAGTACATCAGGTTGCACTGA
- a CDS encoding MinD/ParA family ATP-binding protein codes for MTDRDLPPEQPGYPPSEGDPRDTRAHAAEPPAPLAVPGWPSLPASGGESAGAHAQSPVPPPPPPWPGRTPDVPSPAPRSDAGPPWGQHSQPSESEAAASTPEQPAPASQDLDQGAPYRPSDVETTTFFDRRDFPPPPLRESPSGGSSFGDAGAGQHAAPSTSSQWGGEPPRHQAPPFPQQSGPHRPQSPAQGWPGERSAPPAGDPRQWGEPAPVSTGPANYSYVDSIRPTELVPTRKIPPGKGWRKVLYKSTFGLLNFGQSPDERHLAELEAKIRSLLRGRYKIGVLGKGGVGKTTIAAGVGSIFAELRQDDRVVAIDADTAFGKLGLRVDPNAKGSYWELAADQDLRTFADVRSRVGNNTAGLFVLAGESATARRRILDPSIYREATSRLDNHFTLSIIDCGSTMDSPVTREVLRDLDALIVVSSMWVDGASAAAQTMELLANTGHTGLLHRTVVVLNDGDGHADKRTREVLHEQFSQRGQRVVEVPFDRHLRPGGVVDVQNEIDKVTRRRFIEIAAAIAEHFPTTSDSLRGRR; via the coding sequence GTGACTGACCGCGACCTTCCCCCTGAGCAGCCGGGCTACCCTCCGAGCGAGGGTGATCCCCGCGACACCCGCGCGCACGCCGCAGAGCCGCCGGCACCGCTGGCGGTGCCGGGCTGGCCCTCACTACCGGCGAGCGGTGGGGAATCCGCGGGCGCTCACGCCCAATCCCCAGTGCCGCCCCCGCCCCCGCCGTGGCCGGGCCGCACCCCGGATGTGCCCAGTCCAGCACCACGATCCGACGCGGGTCCGCCGTGGGGCCAGCACTCGCAACCCAGCGAGTCTGAGGCTGCGGCGTCGACCCCGGAGCAACCCGCGCCGGCCTCGCAAGATCTTGACCAGGGCGCGCCGTACCGCCCGTCGGATGTTGAGACCACCACGTTTTTCGATCGCCGCGATTTCCCGCCCCCGCCGCTGCGCGAAAGCCCCTCCGGCGGCAGTAGTTTCGGCGACGCCGGTGCGGGCCAGCACGCGGCGCCGTCCACCTCCTCTCAGTGGGGTGGCGAGCCCCCGCGGCATCAGGCCCCACCGTTTCCACAGCAATCCGGCCCGCATCGTCCCCAGTCGCCCGCCCAAGGCTGGCCCGGAGAGCGCTCTGCGCCTCCTGCCGGCGACCCCCGCCAGTGGGGCGAGCCCGCCCCGGTGTCCACGGGGCCGGCCAACTACTCCTACGTCGACTCGATTCGGCCCACCGAACTCGTGCCGACCCGCAAGATTCCCCCCGGCAAGGGGTGGCGAAAAGTGCTGTACAAGAGCACCTTTGGGCTGCTGAACTTCGGGCAATCACCCGATGAACGGCACTTGGCTGAGTTGGAAGCCAAGATCCGCTCCCTGCTGCGGGGCCGCTACAAGATCGGGGTTCTCGGCAAAGGCGGCGTCGGCAAGACCACGATTGCCGCCGGGGTGGGGTCGATCTTCGCCGAGCTCCGCCAGGACGACCGGGTGGTGGCCATCGACGCCGACACCGCGTTCGGCAAGCTGGGCCTGCGCGTGGACCCCAACGCCAAGGGTTCCTATTGGGAGCTGGCCGCCGATCAGGACTTGCGGACCTTCGCCGACGTGCGCTCCCGCGTGGGCAACAACACCGCCGGCTTATTCGTGCTGGCCGGCGAATCCGCCACCGCCCGCCGCCGCATACTCGATCCGAGCATCTACCGGGAGGCGACCAGTCGGCTGGACAACCACTTCACCCTGTCAATCATCGACTGCGGGTCCACCATGGATTCCCCGGTAACCCGCGAGGTCCTGCGCGATCTCGACGCACTGATCGTTGTGTCCTCGATGTGGGTCGACGGCGCCTCAGCGGCCGCGCAGACCATGGAGCTGCTCGCCAACACCGGCCATACCGGGCTGCTGCATCGCACCGTGGTCGTGCTCAACGACGGCGACGGCCACGCCGACAAGCGCACCCGCGAGGTGCTTCATGAGCAGTTCAGCCAGCGCGGCCAGCGCGTGGTGGAGGTGCCCTTCGATCGGCATCTGCGTCCCGGCGGTGTGGTCGACGTGCAGAACGAAATCGACAAGGTGACGCGTCGCCGGTTCATTGAGATCGCCGCGGCGATCGCCGAGCACTTTCCCACGACCAGTGACAGCCTGCGGGGGCGCCGGTGA
- a CDS encoding S8 family serine peptidase, with amino-acid sequence MRGKSVAAGLAAFGLLAANVLAPPAALAVAPPVIDPGALPPDETPGPPQEMRQTKACVTPVVVSDPNVAQPDPGNTMLNIEQAWQYSTGAGVTVAIIDTGVTPNPRFPRLFPGGDFVQGLPDGGLTDCESHGTIVASIIGAAPANPADRPTPRPAGAGAPPPPPGVPANPAPPAFPPPPTITATATVTAPAPPPEPPPPPAEPPPGGPPPAGPPPAQGPGDTGAAQPLVPGPPPGGPDGVVGVAPDVSLISIRQSSTAFTPARPAPGDIEGQRKAGDIATLAKAIRHAADLPGVQVINVSLASCINAAAPVNQDALGAAVRYAAVDKDIVIVAAAGNQGGGDQGQDCGQNPAFNALNPNDPRDWAGVRTIVTPAWFSDYVLTVGAVTPEGLPLPDSINGPWVSVAAPGWRIMGLSNTNGAAVNARPDEPGLGAGFWGTSFSAAYVSGVVALVRAKFPDLTAAQVMRRITETAHNPARGVDNQVGYGVVDPVAALTFDVPLGDPKPAERLSTDLYVPPPPPGPDHRPRNSALLAGAAVLLVAGAAVAVVGMRRRLR; translated from the coding sequence ATGCGGGGCAAAAGTGTGGCAGCGGGCCTGGCCGCATTCGGACTGCTCGCCGCCAACGTGTTGGCACCCCCGGCGGCGCTGGCGGTCGCCCCACCGGTCATCGACCCGGGCGCACTGCCGCCGGACGAGACTCCGGGCCCGCCCCAGGAGATGCGCCAAACCAAGGCGTGCGTGACCCCGGTGGTAGTGAGCGATCCCAACGTGGCCCAGCCCGACCCGGGCAACACCATGCTCAACATCGAACAGGCCTGGCAATATTCAACCGGCGCCGGAGTGACGGTAGCCATCATCGATACTGGCGTCACCCCCAACCCGCGGTTCCCGCGGCTGTTCCCCGGCGGCGACTTCGTGCAAGGACTACCCGACGGCGGGCTGACCGATTGTGAAAGCCACGGCACCATCGTCGCCTCGATCATCGGCGCCGCGCCCGCCAACCCGGCCGACCGCCCCACGCCGCGTCCGGCGGGAGCAGGGGCCCCCCCTCCGCCCCCGGGCGTGCCGGCCAACCCGGCGCCACCAGCGTTTCCCCCGCCACCGACGATCACCGCGACCGCGACAGTGACCGCGCCGGCACCGCCGCCCGAGCCGCCGCCACCTCCGGCAGAACCGCCGCCCGGCGGGCCGCCGCCGGCGGGACCTCCCCCCGCGCAGGGTCCCGGCGACACCGGCGCCGCACAGCCGTTGGTGCCGGGCCCTCCGCCAGGGGGACCGGACGGGGTGGTCGGCGTGGCCCCCGATGTCTCGCTGATCTCGATTCGTCAGTCCTCGACGGCGTTCACTCCGGCGCGACCAGCCCCCGGGGACATCGAGGGCCAACGCAAGGCCGGTGACATCGCGACCCTGGCCAAGGCCATTCGACATGCCGCAGACCTGCCCGGCGTTCAGGTGATCAACGTGTCGTTGGCGTCGTGCATCAACGCCGCGGCCCCGGTCAACCAGGATGCTCTGGGCGCGGCGGTGCGCTACGCCGCGGTGGACAAGGACATCGTGATCGTGGCCGCCGCCGGCAATCAGGGCGGCGGCGACCAGGGGCAGGACTGCGGACAGAACCCCGCGTTCAATGCCCTGAACCCCAACGATCCGCGGGACTGGGCTGGGGTGCGCACGATCGTGACTCCGGCGTGGTTCTCCGACTACGTGCTCACCGTCGGAGCGGTGACCCCCGAGGGGCTGCCGCTGCCGGATTCGATCAACGGCCCGTGGGTGTCGGTGGCCGCCCCGGGGTGGCGGATCATGGGCCTGTCGAACACCAACGGCGCGGCGGTCAACGCCCGACCCGATGAACCCGGCTTGGGCGCGGGCTTCTGGGGGACCAGCTTCTCGGCCGCCTACGTCAGCGGCGTGGTCGCACTCGTGCGGGCCAAGTTCCCCGATCTCACTGCGGCCCAGGTCATGCGGCGCATCACCGAGACCGCCCACAATCCGGCCCGCGGGGTCGACAACCAGGTCGGCTACGGCGTGGTCGATCCGGTAGCGGCGCTCACCTTCGATGTGCCGCTGGGCGATCCGAAGCCAGCCGAGCGGCTCAGCACCGACCTCTACGTGCCGCCGCCGCCGCCGGGACCGGACCATCGACCGCGCAACAGCGCCCTCCTTGCCGGCGCCGCGGTGCTGTTGGTCGCCGGGGCCGCCGTGGCGGTCGTGGGTATGCGACGGAGGCTGCGATGA